One genomic window of Etheostoma spectabile isolate EspeVRDwgs_2016 chromosome 7, UIUC_Espe_1.0, whole genome shotgun sequence includes the following:
- the usp19 gene encoding ubiquitin carboxyl-terminal hydrolase 19 isoform X2, whose translation MASSGGSGVAGNETVGRHGGAQHRGGSGRDNSSDLSSSTSKKKQKDRANQESREAKRATATAAAAVDGVIAEVKKDVFVDWKQNVNEVTVRLRCGEGVQRIEDINTTFTDTHCNVCFPDGRQWSCQLQEEIEASCSKVQYKEKAGFLHVIMHKKIPFHSWPSLKSNKKEKEAVPTETKKDKVKELEVKPVALASLEKPKLSSSQPKLQPQPPSSPAHSESRRSGGKAERGFKRGIKNKPACDKATTDSGGAKAGDGPTTTSNPVAVTQGEPQEPSAKRTVVQLPKTTKEAPSPANRDAQSVESTVASGKAPHTHLPAGRSPQMQHKDVDNRAERLSNGQEQKPEVPVAAGSHTIKTQVAEKANQSSDRSGATATAHGSDRQPATPVSTGDCLEPVGFNNGVESASLETLGARTDSEPEQKPVEQESEQDTLIRRQLESKEAGLISAVGVAGKQSQSLDPAQRHVSCDEEEKQDQSKEEPPLEMRQPEVPESMVNLQFVKNDSYEKGTDLMVVNVYMKGICRDTARVIFREQDFTLIFQTSDTNFLRLHSDCGPNTVFKWQVKLRNLIQPEQCSYSFTPSRLDITLKKRHSQRWGGLEAPATQEPVSHDLHFREPRSRDLHLEIDCVGVVRDLMVHPVGGAKVAVPSSPSCIEKSQPGSSQHSLPAKEEPPRVGEEKPKPPKASSRVEDGGLDNVAPRTVSEPTVTTPKPTCMVQPMTHAPPAGNERHEEEEEKKVCLPGFTGLVNLGNTCFMNSVIQSLSNTRELRDYFHDRAFEAEINCNNPLGTGGRLAIGFAVLLRALWKGTHHAFQPSKLKAIVASKASQFTGYAQHDAQEFMAFLLDGLHEDLNRIQNKPYTETVDSDGRLDEVVAEEAWQRHKMRNDSFIVDLFQGQFKSKLVCPTCSKVSITFDPFLYLPVPLPQKQKVLSVFYFAKEPHKKPIKFLVSVSKENSSTAEVLESISKSVRVKPENLRLAEVGKNRFQRTFSPSHSLDMVSSSDMLFCFEVLSKDMAKERVVLLRVQQRLQVPNIPISKCAACLKPPVSEEDKLKRCTRCYRVGYCNQVCQRTHWPNHKGLCRPNTENVGLPFLVSVPESRLSSARLTQLLEGYSRFSINVFQPPFQSGRTSPETSQCRVDLPPIPAGSPKGLGTGDEAMGDSSTVGAGDLELESHSLLPESQGKNPQASALQSRDSDSLSSSQTSLSTTRTSDSGFSEPISSTSCCSLDPHAEKETSCEKAVRPEAAVTGYQHPSESASGHASQFYIALLDSNHKEQKLDEKEDLLADLPEDATLELVWKNNERLKEYVLVSSKELEYDEDPGSLSETARAGHFTLEQCLNLFTKPEVLAPEEAWYCPKCQQHREASKQLLLWRLPNVLIIQLKRFSFRSFIWRDKINDMVDFPVRNLDLSKFCIGQKDEMQQPPIYDLYAVINHYGGMIGGHYTAYARLPSDKNSQRSDVGWRLFDDSTVTMVEESQVVTRYAYVLFYRRRNSPVERPPRFLRPVGAESPSATGATASQASLIWRELEEEEEGLNEGPRGLLRSARQRRQASRNGDEEDEDRTEGSVRRHRRQRMSDHPEDDCVRYFVLGTMAAVFALFVNLVYPLLYKSSWT comes from the exons ATGGCCAGCAGCGGTGGCAGTGGTGTGGCTGGTAATGAGACAGTGGGCCGGCATGGTGGGGCTCAGCACAGAGGAGGCAGCGGTAGGGACAACAGTTCAGACCTGTCCTCCAGTACCAGTAAGAAGAAACAGAAGGACCGGGCCAACCAGGAGAGCAGAGAGGCCAAGAGGGCCACCGCAACAGCCGCTGCAGCAGTAGATGGGGTCATTGCAGAGGTCAAGAAAG aTGTGTTTGTGGACTGGAAGCAGAATGTCAATGAAGTGACTGTCAGACTGCGCTGTGGGGAGGGGGTGCAGAGGATAGAGGATATCAACACAACCTTTACTGATACACACTGCAATGTGTGCTTTCCAG ATGGACGGCAATGGAGCTGCCAGTTGCAGGAGGAAATTGAGGCCTCGTGTAGCAAAGTTCAATACAAGGAGAAGGCAGGTTTCCTGCATGTCATCATGCACAAGAAGATTCCCTTTCACAGCTGGCCTTCGCTTAAG TCAAacaagaaggagaaggaggcagTACCTACGGAGACCAAAAAGGACAAGGTCAAGGAGCTGGAGGTAAAACCTGTTGCCTTGGCGTCATTAGAAAAACCCAAACTGTCCTCCTCGCAGCCAAAACTCCAGCCCCAGCCTCCCTCCTCACCTGCGCACAGCGAGTCAAGACGCAGCGGTGGCAAAGCTGAGCGGGGTTTCAAGCGCGgcataaaaaacaaaccagcGTGTGACAAGGCCACAACGGACTCTGGGGGGGCGAAAGCTGGAGATGGCCCAACCACCACCAGCAATCCTGTGGCAGTCACGCAAGGCGAGCCTCAGGAACCCAGTGCCAAGCGCACCGTTGTACAGCTACCCAAGACAACCAAGGAGGCTCCGTCACCGGCCAACAGGGACGCGCAATCTGTCGAGTCTACAGTAGCCAGTGGTAaagctccacacacacacctgcccgCCGGTCGGAGCCCGCAGATGCAACACAAAGATGTAGACAACAGAGCAGAGAGACTAAGCAATGGCCAGGAACAAAAACCAGAAGTGCCTGTTGCTGCTGGCAGCCATACTATCAAAACTCAG GTGGCAGAGAAGGCTAACCAGTCTTCAGACAGGTCAGGAGCTACAGCAACAGCACACGGCAGTGATAGACAACCAGCAACTCCCGTCAGCACCGGTGACTGCCTCGAACCCGTCGGCTTTAACAACGGGGTGGAATCTGCCTCTCTAGAAACGCTGGGGGCTAGAACTGACTCTGAGCCAGAGCAAAAGCCTGTTGAGCAGGAATCGGAGCAGGATACTCTGATCCGCCGGCAGCTTGAATCAAAAGAGGCAGGTTTGATATCGGCTGTTGGCGTGGCTGGCAAACAAAGCCAGTCCCTTGATCCAGCTCAGAGGCACGTCAGCTGTGACGAAGAGGAGAAGCAGGACCAGTCGAAGGAGGAGCCTCCTCTGGAAATGAGACAACCAGAAG TCCCAGAGTCGATGGTTAACCTGCAATTTGTGAAGAATGATTCGTACGAGAAGGGCACGGACCTGATGGTGGTTAATGTTTACATGAAGGGGATCTGCAGGGACACGGCCAGGGTCATCTTCAGGGAGCAGGACTTCACCCTCATCTTCCAGACAAG TGATACTAACTTTCTGCGGCTTCATTCAGACTGTGGTCCAAACACAGTCTTCAAATGGCAAGTCAAACTCAG GAATTTGATCCAGCCTGAGCAGTGCAGCTACTCCTTCACCCCGTCCCGACTGGACATCACTCTGAAGAAAAGGCACAGCCAGCGCTGGGGGGGCCTGGAGGCCCCCGCCACACAAG AGCCGGTGTCACACGATCTGCACTTCAGAGAGCCGCGGTCGCGCGACCTCCACTTAGAAATCGATTGTGTTGGAGTCGTCAGGGACCTCATGGTGCATCCAG TGGGTGGCGCCAAGGTTGCTGTACCCTCCAGCCCTTCGTGCATTGAGAAGAGCCAGCCAGGCAGCAGCCAGCATAGCCTCCCAGCCAAGGAGGAGCCTCCAAGGGTCGGGGAGGAGAAACCTAAGCCCCCCAAGGCCTCATCCAGAGTGGAGGATGGCGGTCTAGATAATGTTGCTCCTCGCACGGTCTCTGAGCCCACTGTTACCACG CCTAAACCTACCTGCATGGTGCAGCCCATGACCCATGCACCTCCTGCCGGCAATGAGCGccatgaagaagaggaggagaagaaggtgTGCCTGCCTGGTTTTACAGGATTGGTCAACCTCGGCAACACCTGTTTCATGAACAGTGTCATCCAATCCCTGTCCAACACCAGAGAACTCAGGGATTATTTCCATG ATCGAGCATTTGAGGCAGAAATCAACTGCAACAATCCTCTAGGAACAGGAGGCAGGCTAGCCATCGGCTTTGCTGTGCTGCTCAGGGCCCTTTGGAAAGGAACACACCACGCCTTCCAACCTTCAAAACTCAAG GCAATTGTGGCCAGTAAAGCCAGTCAGTTTACAGGTTACGCCCAGCACGATGCCCAGGAATTCATGGCTTTTTTGCTGGACGGGCTCCACGAGGACTTGAACCGCATCCAGAATAAACCTTACACAGAGACCGTCGACTCTGACGGACGGCTGGATGAG GTGGTGGCTGAGGAGGCATGGCAGAGGCACAAGATGAGAAATGATTCCTTTATAGTGGACCTCTTCCAAGGCCAGTTTAAATCTAAGCTTGTCTGCCCCACATGCTCCAAG GTTTCCATCACTTTTGACCCTTTCCTCTACCTGCCCGTGCCCTTGCCCCAGAAACAAAAGGTGCTCTCAGTTTTCTACTTTGCCAAGGAACCTCATAAAAAACCCATCAAG TTTTTAGTGAGTGTGAGCAAGGAGAACTCCAGCACCGCTGAAGTCCTCGAATCCATCTCCAAGAGTGTCAGGGTCAAACCAGAGAACCTCAGGCTGGCAGAG gtGGGGAAGAACCGCTTTCAGCGCACGTTCTCGCCGTCCCATTCCCTGGACATGGTGTCCTCCTCTGACATGTTGTTCTGCTTTGAGGTGCTTTCCAAAGACATGGCCAAAGAGAGAGTGGTATTGCTTCGTGTGCAGCAG AGACTCCAGGTCCCTAATATCCCCATCTCAAAGTGTGCTGCCTGCCTGAAGCCTCCAGTGTCTGAGGAAGACAAGCTGAAGCGGTGCACTCGCTGCTATCGTGTGGGCTACTGCAATCA AGTGTGTCAGAGGACCCACTGGCCCAATCACAAGGGTCTGTGTCGACCCAACACGGAGAACGTGGGCCTGCCCTTCTTGGTCAGCGTACCGGAGTCCCGCCTCTCCTCTGCTCGTCTCACCCAGCTACTAGAGGGCTACTCCAG GTTTTCCATCAACGTGTTCCAGCCTCCTTTCCAGTCAGGTAGGACATCACCCGAAACATCCCAGTGCCGGGTTGACCTTCCCCCAATCCCAGCAGGCTCTCCTAAGGGTCTTGGGACAGGGGACGAGGCCATGGGTGATAGCAGTACTGTAGGAGCAGGTGATCTGGAGCTGGAGAGTCACTCCCTGCTGCCTGAGTCCCAAGGGAAGAATCCTCAGGCCTCAGCCCTCCAGTCTAGGGACTCAGAttccctttcctcctcccaGACCTCACTCTCCACCACGCGGACTTCAGATTCAGGATTTTCTGAGCCAATCTCATCCACATCCTGCTGCTCTCTGGACCCTCATGCTGAAAAAGAGACGTCCTGTGAGAAGGCAGTGCGGCCAGAAG CTGCAGTAACAGGATATCAGCATCCAAGTGAATCAGCGTCAGGCCATGCCAGTCAGTTCTACATAGCTCTCCTGGATTCTAACCACAAGGAACAAAAGCTGGATGAGAAAG AGGACCTTCTGGCGGACCTCCCTGAAGACGCAACCCTGGAGCTGGTGTGGAAAAACAACGAGCGTCTGAAGGAGTATGTCCTGGTGAGCTCTAAGGAGCTGGAGTACGATGAGGACCCCGGCTCTCTGAGTGAGACAGCCAGAGCGGGACACTTCACCCTGGAGCAGTGCCTTAACCTCTTCACAAAGCCAGAGGTGCTGGCACCAGAGGAGGCATG GTACTGTCCAAAGTGCCAACAGCACCGAGAGGCCTCCAAGCAACTGCTGCTGTGGCGTCTGCCCAACGTTTTGATTATTCAGCTGAAACGCTTCTCCTTCCGGAGCTTCATCTGGAGGGATAAGATCAATGACATGGTTGACTTTCCTGTCAG GAATCTGGATCTAAGTAAGTTCTGTATTGGCCAGAAGGATGAGATGCAACAACCCCCCATCTACGATTTATATGCAGTCATCAACCACTATGGAGGGATGATAGGAGGCCACTACACGGCGTACGCTCGCCTGCCAAGTGACAAGAACAGTCAGCGCAGTGATGTTG GCTGGCGTCTGTTTGATGACAGTACCGTGACGATGGTGGAGGAGAGTCAGGTGGTGACGCGCTACGCCTACGTCCTGTTCTACCGACGACGGAACTCACCCGTGGAGAGGCCCCCACGCTTCCTCAGGCCTGTAGGAGCAGAGTCGCCCTCTGCCACAGGAGCTACTGCGAGCCAG GCCTCTCTAATATGGCGGGAactggaggaagaagaggaggggctCAACGAAGGCCCCCGCGGACTGCTCCGCTCTGCGCGGCAGAGGCGACAAGCGTCGAGGAACGGAGATGAGGAAGACGAAGACAGAACTGAAGGATCTGTGCGGCGGCACCGCAGGCAGAGGATGTCGGACCATCCCGAGGATGACTGTGTGCGCTATTTTGTTCTGGGCACTATGGCAGCCGTGTTTGCTCTGTTCGTCAATTTGGTCTACCCTCTGCTTTACAAATCCAGCTGGACCTGA
- the usp19 gene encoding ubiquitin carboxyl-terminal hydrolase 19 isoform X1, which translates to MASSGGSGVAGNETVGRHGGAQHRGGSGRDNSSDLSSSTSKKKQKDRANQESREAKRATATAAAAVDGVIAEVKKDVFVDWKQNVNEVTVRLRCGEGVQRIEDINTTFTDTHCNVCFPDGRQWSCQLQEEIEASCSKVQYKEKAGFLHVIMHKKIPFHSWPSLKSNKKEKEAVPTETKKDKVKELEVKPVALASLEKPKLSSSQPKLQPQPPSSPAHSESRRSGGKAERGFKRGIKNKPACDKATTDSGGAKAGDGPTTTSNPVAVTQGEPQEPSAKRTVVQLPKTTKEAPSPANRDAQSVESTVASGKAPHTHLPAGRSPQMQHKDVDNRAERLSNGQEQKPEVPVAAGSHTIKTQVAEKANQSSDRSGATATAHGSDRQPATPVSTGDCLEPVGFNNGVESASLETLGARTDSEPEQKPVEQESEQDTLIRRQLESKEAGLISAVGVAGKQSQSLDPAQRHVSCDEEEKQDQSKEEPPLEMRQPEVPESMVNLQFVKNDSYEKGTDLMVVNVYMKGICRDTARVIFREQDFTLIFQTSDTNFLRLHSDCGPNTVFKWQVKLRNLIQPEQCSYSFTPSRLDITLKKRHSQRWGGLEAPATQEPVSHDLHFREPRSRDLHLEIDCVGVVRDLMVHPGAVGGAKVAVPSSPSCIEKSQPGSSQHSLPAKEEPPRVGEEKPKPPKASSRVEDGGLDNVAPRTVSEPTVTTPKPTCMVQPMTHAPPAGNERHEEEEEKKVCLPGFTGLVNLGNTCFMNSVIQSLSNTRELRDYFHDRAFEAEINCNNPLGTGGRLAIGFAVLLRALWKGTHHAFQPSKLKAIVASKASQFTGYAQHDAQEFMAFLLDGLHEDLNRIQNKPYTETVDSDGRLDEVVAEEAWQRHKMRNDSFIVDLFQGQFKSKLVCPTCSKVSITFDPFLYLPVPLPQKQKVLSVFYFAKEPHKKPIKFLVSVSKENSSTAEVLESISKSVRVKPENLRLAEVGKNRFQRTFSPSHSLDMVSSSDMLFCFEVLSKDMAKERVVLLRVQQRLQVPNIPISKCAACLKPPVSEEDKLKRCTRCYRVGYCNQVCQRTHWPNHKGLCRPNTENVGLPFLVSVPESRLSSARLTQLLEGYSRFSINVFQPPFQSGRTSPETSQCRVDLPPIPAGSPKGLGTGDEAMGDSSTVGAGDLELESHSLLPESQGKNPQASALQSRDSDSLSSSQTSLSTTRTSDSGFSEPISSTSCCSLDPHAEKETSCEKAVRPEAAVTGYQHPSESASGHASQFYIALLDSNHKEQKLDEKEDLLADLPEDATLELVWKNNERLKEYVLVSSKELEYDEDPGSLSETARAGHFTLEQCLNLFTKPEVLAPEEAWYCPKCQQHREASKQLLLWRLPNVLIIQLKRFSFRSFIWRDKINDMVDFPVRNLDLSKFCIGQKDEMQQPPIYDLYAVINHYGGMIGGHYTAYARLPSDKNSQRSDVGWRLFDDSTVTMVEESQVVTRYAYVLFYRRRNSPVERPPRFLRPVGAESPSATGATASQASLIWRELEEEEEGLNEGPRGLLRSARQRRQASRNGDEEDEDRTEGSVRRHRRQRMSDHPEDDCVRYFVLGTMAAVFALFVNLVYPLLYKSSWT; encoded by the exons ATGGCCAGCAGCGGTGGCAGTGGTGTGGCTGGTAATGAGACAGTGGGCCGGCATGGTGGGGCTCAGCACAGAGGAGGCAGCGGTAGGGACAACAGTTCAGACCTGTCCTCCAGTACCAGTAAGAAGAAACAGAAGGACCGGGCCAACCAGGAGAGCAGAGAGGCCAAGAGGGCCACCGCAACAGCCGCTGCAGCAGTAGATGGGGTCATTGCAGAGGTCAAGAAAG aTGTGTTTGTGGACTGGAAGCAGAATGTCAATGAAGTGACTGTCAGACTGCGCTGTGGGGAGGGGGTGCAGAGGATAGAGGATATCAACACAACCTTTACTGATACACACTGCAATGTGTGCTTTCCAG ATGGACGGCAATGGAGCTGCCAGTTGCAGGAGGAAATTGAGGCCTCGTGTAGCAAAGTTCAATACAAGGAGAAGGCAGGTTTCCTGCATGTCATCATGCACAAGAAGATTCCCTTTCACAGCTGGCCTTCGCTTAAG TCAAacaagaaggagaaggaggcagTACCTACGGAGACCAAAAAGGACAAGGTCAAGGAGCTGGAGGTAAAACCTGTTGCCTTGGCGTCATTAGAAAAACCCAAACTGTCCTCCTCGCAGCCAAAACTCCAGCCCCAGCCTCCCTCCTCACCTGCGCACAGCGAGTCAAGACGCAGCGGTGGCAAAGCTGAGCGGGGTTTCAAGCGCGgcataaaaaacaaaccagcGTGTGACAAGGCCACAACGGACTCTGGGGGGGCGAAAGCTGGAGATGGCCCAACCACCACCAGCAATCCTGTGGCAGTCACGCAAGGCGAGCCTCAGGAACCCAGTGCCAAGCGCACCGTTGTACAGCTACCCAAGACAACCAAGGAGGCTCCGTCACCGGCCAACAGGGACGCGCAATCTGTCGAGTCTACAGTAGCCAGTGGTAaagctccacacacacacctgcccgCCGGTCGGAGCCCGCAGATGCAACACAAAGATGTAGACAACAGAGCAGAGAGACTAAGCAATGGCCAGGAACAAAAACCAGAAGTGCCTGTTGCTGCTGGCAGCCATACTATCAAAACTCAG GTGGCAGAGAAGGCTAACCAGTCTTCAGACAGGTCAGGAGCTACAGCAACAGCACACGGCAGTGATAGACAACCAGCAACTCCCGTCAGCACCGGTGACTGCCTCGAACCCGTCGGCTTTAACAACGGGGTGGAATCTGCCTCTCTAGAAACGCTGGGGGCTAGAACTGACTCTGAGCCAGAGCAAAAGCCTGTTGAGCAGGAATCGGAGCAGGATACTCTGATCCGCCGGCAGCTTGAATCAAAAGAGGCAGGTTTGATATCGGCTGTTGGCGTGGCTGGCAAACAAAGCCAGTCCCTTGATCCAGCTCAGAGGCACGTCAGCTGTGACGAAGAGGAGAAGCAGGACCAGTCGAAGGAGGAGCCTCCTCTGGAAATGAGACAACCAGAAG TCCCAGAGTCGATGGTTAACCTGCAATTTGTGAAGAATGATTCGTACGAGAAGGGCACGGACCTGATGGTGGTTAATGTTTACATGAAGGGGATCTGCAGGGACACGGCCAGGGTCATCTTCAGGGAGCAGGACTTCACCCTCATCTTCCAGACAAG TGATACTAACTTTCTGCGGCTTCATTCAGACTGTGGTCCAAACACAGTCTTCAAATGGCAAGTCAAACTCAG GAATTTGATCCAGCCTGAGCAGTGCAGCTACTCCTTCACCCCGTCCCGACTGGACATCACTCTGAAGAAAAGGCACAGCCAGCGCTGGGGGGGCCTGGAGGCCCCCGCCACACAAG AGCCGGTGTCACACGATCTGCACTTCAGAGAGCCGCGGTCGCGCGACCTCCACTTAGAAATCGATTGTGTTGGAGTCGTCAGGGACCTCATGGTGCATCCAG GTGCAGTGGGTGGCGCCAAGGTTGCTGTACCCTCCAGCCCTTCGTGCATTGAGAAGAGCCAGCCAGGCAGCAGCCAGCATAGCCTCCCAGCCAAGGAGGAGCCTCCAAGGGTCGGGGAGGAGAAACCTAAGCCCCCCAAGGCCTCATCCAGAGTGGAGGATGGCGGTCTAGATAATGTTGCTCCTCGCACGGTCTCTGAGCCCACTGTTACCACG CCTAAACCTACCTGCATGGTGCAGCCCATGACCCATGCACCTCCTGCCGGCAATGAGCGccatgaagaagaggaggagaagaaggtgTGCCTGCCTGGTTTTACAGGATTGGTCAACCTCGGCAACACCTGTTTCATGAACAGTGTCATCCAATCCCTGTCCAACACCAGAGAACTCAGGGATTATTTCCATG ATCGAGCATTTGAGGCAGAAATCAACTGCAACAATCCTCTAGGAACAGGAGGCAGGCTAGCCATCGGCTTTGCTGTGCTGCTCAGGGCCCTTTGGAAAGGAACACACCACGCCTTCCAACCTTCAAAACTCAAG GCAATTGTGGCCAGTAAAGCCAGTCAGTTTACAGGTTACGCCCAGCACGATGCCCAGGAATTCATGGCTTTTTTGCTGGACGGGCTCCACGAGGACTTGAACCGCATCCAGAATAAACCTTACACAGAGACCGTCGACTCTGACGGACGGCTGGATGAG GTGGTGGCTGAGGAGGCATGGCAGAGGCACAAGATGAGAAATGATTCCTTTATAGTGGACCTCTTCCAAGGCCAGTTTAAATCTAAGCTTGTCTGCCCCACATGCTCCAAG GTTTCCATCACTTTTGACCCTTTCCTCTACCTGCCCGTGCCCTTGCCCCAGAAACAAAAGGTGCTCTCAGTTTTCTACTTTGCCAAGGAACCTCATAAAAAACCCATCAAG TTTTTAGTGAGTGTGAGCAAGGAGAACTCCAGCACCGCTGAAGTCCTCGAATCCATCTCCAAGAGTGTCAGGGTCAAACCAGAGAACCTCAGGCTGGCAGAG gtGGGGAAGAACCGCTTTCAGCGCACGTTCTCGCCGTCCCATTCCCTGGACATGGTGTCCTCCTCTGACATGTTGTTCTGCTTTGAGGTGCTTTCCAAAGACATGGCCAAAGAGAGAGTGGTATTGCTTCGTGTGCAGCAG AGACTCCAGGTCCCTAATATCCCCATCTCAAAGTGTGCTGCCTGCCTGAAGCCTCCAGTGTCTGAGGAAGACAAGCTGAAGCGGTGCACTCGCTGCTATCGTGTGGGCTACTGCAATCA AGTGTGTCAGAGGACCCACTGGCCCAATCACAAGGGTCTGTGTCGACCCAACACGGAGAACGTGGGCCTGCCCTTCTTGGTCAGCGTACCGGAGTCCCGCCTCTCCTCTGCTCGTCTCACCCAGCTACTAGAGGGCTACTCCAG GTTTTCCATCAACGTGTTCCAGCCTCCTTTCCAGTCAGGTAGGACATCACCCGAAACATCCCAGTGCCGGGTTGACCTTCCCCCAATCCCAGCAGGCTCTCCTAAGGGTCTTGGGACAGGGGACGAGGCCATGGGTGATAGCAGTACTGTAGGAGCAGGTGATCTGGAGCTGGAGAGTCACTCCCTGCTGCCTGAGTCCCAAGGGAAGAATCCTCAGGCCTCAGCCCTCCAGTCTAGGGACTCAGAttccctttcctcctcccaGACCTCACTCTCCACCACGCGGACTTCAGATTCAGGATTTTCTGAGCCAATCTCATCCACATCCTGCTGCTCTCTGGACCCTCATGCTGAAAAAGAGACGTCCTGTGAGAAGGCAGTGCGGCCAGAAG CTGCAGTAACAGGATATCAGCATCCAAGTGAATCAGCGTCAGGCCATGCCAGTCAGTTCTACATAGCTCTCCTGGATTCTAACCACAAGGAACAAAAGCTGGATGAGAAAG AGGACCTTCTGGCGGACCTCCCTGAAGACGCAACCCTGGAGCTGGTGTGGAAAAACAACGAGCGTCTGAAGGAGTATGTCCTGGTGAGCTCTAAGGAGCTGGAGTACGATGAGGACCCCGGCTCTCTGAGTGAGACAGCCAGAGCGGGACACTTCACCCTGGAGCAGTGCCTTAACCTCTTCACAAAGCCAGAGGTGCTGGCACCAGAGGAGGCATG GTACTGTCCAAAGTGCCAACAGCACCGAGAGGCCTCCAAGCAACTGCTGCTGTGGCGTCTGCCCAACGTTTTGATTATTCAGCTGAAACGCTTCTCCTTCCGGAGCTTCATCTGGAGGGATAAGATCAATGACATGGTTGACTTTCCTGTCAG GAATCTGGATCTAAGTAAGTTCTGTATTGGCCAGAAGGATGAGATGCAACAACCCCCCATCTACGATTTATATGCAGTCATCAACCACTATGGAGGGATGATAGGAGGCCACTACACGGCGTACGCTCGCCTGCCAAGTGACAAGAACAGTCAGCGCAGTGATGTTG GCTGGCGTCTGTTTGATGACAGTACCGTGACGATGGTGGAGGAGAGTCAGGTGGTGACGCGCTACGCCTACGTCCTGTTCTACCGACGACGGAACTCACCCGTGGAGAGGCCCCCACGCTTCCTCAGGCCTGTAGGAGCAGAGTCGCCCTCTGCCACAGGAGCTACTGCGAGCCAG GCCTCTCTAATATGGCGGGAactggaggaagaagaggaggggctCAACGAAGGCCCCCGCGGACTGCTCCGCTCTGCGCGGCAGAGGCGACAAGCGTCGAGGAACGGAGATGAGGAAGACGAAGACAGAACTGAAGGATCTGTGCGGCGGCACCGCAGGCAGAGGATGTCGGACCATCCCGAGGATGACTGTGTGCGCTATTTTGTTCTGGGCACTATGGCAGCCGTGTTTGCTCTGTTCGTCAATTTGGTCTACCCTCTGCTTTACAAATCCAGCTGGACCTGA